In a single window of the Selenomonadales bacterium genome:
- a CDS encoding RNase H, which yields ISEWALGNWKTNRDLTRRYADYMSRHLSWVNFCKVTGHTGVVGNELADKLAKDALGIR from the coding sequence CATCTCGGAATGGGCATTGGGAAATTGGAAAACGAATCGTGATCTGACGCGTCGTTATGCCGATTATATGTCGCGTCATCTCAGTTGGGTCAATTTTTGTAAGGTAACGGGTCATACGGGCGTTGTTGGCAATGAATTAGCAGACAAGCTTGCCAAAGATGCGCTCGGTATCCGTTAA
- a CDS encoding site-specific integrase: MTKELPNNFALANEQILEQNKKLSLKSKRRLTKSKSDNTLKAYLADWNDFHYWCQIQKTTSLPAAPETVVNYINDLADHAAANTISRRLSAISENHRAAGFVSDNPILSPLVKASIAAIKREKGIFQSPKQPILLEDLALLEPHFAPFGLTGIRDKALLFLGFSGAFRRSELVALQYDDLTFSQEGVMIRIKRSKGDQEGIGERIAIPYRQNTDLCAVTALERWLDHAIIKSGPIFRPISKTKKVGISQLSDKSVALIVKKYTALAGLNPKQFAGHSLRRGFATSAAQHDVAERQIMKQTRHKSEKMVRRYIQEGNLFKENALNKMF; encoded by the coding sequence GTGACAAAAGAACTGCCAAACAATTTCGCACTGGCAAACGAACAGATACTCGAACAAAACAAAAAACTTTCCCTCAAAAGCAAACGCAGATTGACTAAAAGCAAATCGGATAATACGCTCAAAGCATATCTCGCCGATTGGAACGATTTCCATTACTGGTGCCAAATACAAAAAACCACATCACTGCCCGCTGCACCCGAAACAGTCGTCAACTATATCAACGATCTCGCTGACCACGCAGCCGCCAATACCATCTCGCGCCGTTTAAGCGCAATATCCGAAAATCATCGCGCCGCAGGCTTCGTAAGCGACAATCCTATCCTCTCTCCGCTCGTCAAAGCTTCGATTGCCGCGATCAAGCGTGAAAAAGGTATCTTTCAGTCACCGAAACAACCGATCCTGTTGGAAGACCTTGCACTCTTAGAACCGCATTTTGCACCATTCGGCTTAACAGGTATCCGTGACAAAGCACTTCTCTTTCTCGGTTTCTCGGGCGCATTCCGTCGTTCGGAACTTGTCGCTCTGCAATATGACGACCTGACCTTCTCGCAAGAAGGCGTCATGATCCGCATCAAGCGTTCCAAAGGCGACCAAGAAGGTATCGGTGAACGAATCGCTATCCCATATCGCCAAAACACCGACTTATGTGCTGTTACTGCATTGGAGAGATGGCTCGATCATGCCATCATCAAAAGCGGTCCTATCTTCCGCCCGATCAGCAAGACAAAGAAAGTCGGTATATCGCAGCTTTCGGATAAATCTGTCGCACTTATCGTAAAAAAATACACCGCCCTGGCAGGACTGAATCCCAAGCAATTCGCAGGACACAGCCTGCGACGCGGATTCGCCACCAGCGCGGCACAACATGACGTAGCCGAACGACAGATCATGAAACAAACTCGTCATAAATCAGAAAAAATGGTTCGTCGCTATATTCAAGAAGGCAATCTCTTCAAAGAAAATGCTCTCAATAAGATGTTTTAA
- a CDS encoding aminotransferase class III-fold pyridoxal phosphate-dependent enzyme encodes MESSVKKNYQAYINPSVVRLLEFMGMDAVEVRGEGIYLYDSTGKKYIDCLGGYGTFAFGHRHPRIVEAVKNQLDKLPLSGKVFLSQALSNAARHLAMITPQGLRYSFWCNSGTEAVEGALKTARLVTRRKRFVAMKDGFHGKTFGSLSVSGRDLYRTPFAPMLDEVIHIPFGDVDALERVMDKTIAGVIVEPIQGEGGVIIPPCGYLRDIRTLCDKYGALMIADEVQTGMGRTGRAFAVEREDVVPDILVLAKALGGGVMPCGAFIATEEVWRPYFDYPFLHTSTFGGNPLACVAADMAMTVLTEEGLAENAANKGEYLLKQLRGLMAEYPDLICDARGRGLLVGLEMPSESQAGLLMSELVKRGVIVAYTLNNPTIIRLEPPLIIQRDEVDMVIERLEDALIQIKKYGI; translated from the coding sequence ATGGAGAGTAGTGTAAAGAAGAATTATCAAGCGTATATCAATCCGTCTGTTGTGCGTCTGTTGGAGTTCATGGGGATGGATGCTGTTGAAGTGCGCGGTGAAGGGATATATCTGTACGATTCGACTGGCAAAAAATATATAGATTGTCTTGGTGGATACGGTACGTTTGCGTTCGGTCATCGTCATCCTCGTATCGTAGAAGCGGTGAAAAATCAGCTTGATAAATTACCGCTTTCGGGGAAAGTTTTTTTGAGTCAAGCGTTATCGAATGCCGCCCGTCATCTGGCGATGATCACACCGCAAGGATTACGATACAGTTTTTGGTGCAACAGCGGGACAGAAGCAGTAGAAGGCGCACTCAAAACGGCTCGTCTTGTTACGCGGCGAAAGCGATTTGTTGCGATGAAGGACGGGTTTCACGGTAAGACGTTCGGATCGCTGAGCGTCAGTGGGAGAGATCTGTATCGTACACCGTTTGCGCCGATGCTTGATGAGGTCATACATATACCGTTCGGAGATGTCGATGCGCTTGAACGTGTGATGGATAAGACGATAGCAGGTGTTATCGTTGAACCGATACAAGGTGAAGGCGGTGTTATCATACCACCATGCGGATATCTTCGGGATATAAGAACGTTGTGTGACAAGTACGGTGCGCTGATGATAGCCGATGAAGTGCAGACGGGTATGGGACGCACGGGACGTGCATTTGCCGTTGAACGAGAAGATGTTGTTCCTGATATTCTTGTTTTGGCAAAAGCACTTGGTGGCGGTGTGATGCCGTGCGGTGCATTTATTGCGACGGAAGAGGTGTGGAGACCGTATTTTGATTATCCGTTTCTTCATACATCAACATTCGGCGGCAATCCGCTTGCGTGTGTGGCAGCTGATATGGCAATGACTGTATTGACAGAAGAAGGACTTGCGGAAAATGCGGCGAATAAGGGAGAGTATCTGCTGAAACAATTGCGAGGTCTGATGGCAGAATATCCTGATTTGATCTGCGATGCGCGTGGACGAGGGCTTCTCGTTGGATTGGAAATGCCGTCGGAGAGCCAAGCGGGATTATTGATGTCGGAGTTGGTGAAACGTGGTGTGATAGTGGCATATACGCTGAACAATCCAACGATCATTCGGTTGGAACCGCCGCTCATCATACAACGTGATGAAGTAGACATGGTGATAGAGCGTTTGGAAGATGCTCTGATACAGATAAAGAAATATGGAATATGA
- a CDS encoding SRPBCC family protein produces MTTFELIKQMPYSAEVVFEQLCHMERYVESMKNIERLTVLTRTENAAQTQWEAVLDGRKIMWSEEDTYDKEAHKIAYRLIEGDFSEMTGSWCVEDVEDGCTVTLNVSFAFGIPMLAMFVEPILKRKLEENSHMLLDGIEAYLRTK; encoded by the coding sequence ATGACGACATTTGAATTGATAAAACAGATGCCGTATTCGGCAGAAGTGGTATTTGAGCAGTTGTGTCATATGGAGCGGTATGTAGAGTCAATGAAGAATATCGAACGTTTGACGGTGCTTACGCGGACGGAAAATGCAGCTCAAACGCAGTGGGAAGCTGTACTGGACGGGCGAAAGATCATGTGGTCGGAAGAAGATACGTATGACAAAGAGGCGCATAAAATAGCATATCGACTGATCGAAGGTGATTTCAGCGAGATGACAGGCAGTTGGTGCGTCGAGGATGTGGAGGATGGATGTACGGTCACGCTTAATGTATCGTTCGCATTCGGCATTCCGATGCTGGCAATGTTCGTTGAACCTATTTTAAAACGCAAATTAGAAGAAAACAGTCATATGTTGTTAGATGGTATTGAAGCATATCTGAGAACAAAGTAA
- a CDS encoding DUF3783 domain-containing protein has product MSRGQKLVMMYQLDESKDKIKEIAKKFQITTKTISREMIGETMGHLIGRKGFGAAKTKTEDTTMNEPMLVMDGLQGNSLNVFLKALQEAGIFIPLKAIITPINLSWSFCKLYHAIEEEDREMRQAK; this is encoded by the coding sequence ATGAGTCGTGGACAGAAACTTGTTATGATGTATCAATTAGACGAATCGAAAGACAAAATCAAAGAGATCGCGAAAAAATTCCAGATCACAACGAAAACGATTTCCCGGGAAATGATCGGGGAAACGATGGGGCATCTGATCGGACGCAAAGGATTCGGTGCGGCAAAAACAAAAACAGAAGATACGACAATGAATGAACCGATGCTTGTTATGGACGGTCTTCAAGGTAATTCGCTCAACGTTTTTTTGAAAGCGCTCCAAGAAGCAGGCATATTCATACCGCTCAAGGCTATCATTACGCCGATCAATCTCTCGTGGTCGTTTTGCAAGCTGTATCATGCAATTGAAGAAGAAGACAGAGAGATGCGTCAGGCGAAATAA
- the polA gene encoding DNA polymerase I, whose amino-acid sequence MLPKFILIDGSSLMHRAFYALPILSSSKGEYTNAIYGFAMMLCKLIENTHPTAMAVAFDKSRITFRSEVYEGYKANRSATPPELKEQFATVQELIGSLDIPVLEIDGYEADDIIGTLSAKAEANGYETIIVTGDRDALQLLSPTTHVMFTRKGVTEIDWYDEAVFEAKYELRPKQLIDIKGLMGDSSDNIPGVPGIGEKTALKLLKEYGSVESVLDHVDSIKGKKLKENLVTYRDDALMSKRLATIVRDMPIAFVPDEFAFAPEWEKVKPMLERFELRTIIGKFAPLLKMETEGTKQIAVIYNGDAEEAKALAKRIREEKQMAFALVTEGKMPSYEAVGIAVADGEKVCWWDRSAEGFQTMRALLSDDSIEKITYDWKRVYHTFTETIDIEKQNIFDVMIAAYLADATSNNYAIEELVGQYLPEYCFGKTEDAKQVAVQTAGCLNALARAIGERIASLEMEPLCHEIEFPLIRVLAKMEQKGIFIDRAKLAEMSVRIGDQIARLTDEIHALAGEEFNVNSPKQLGVVLFEKLHLPVVKKTKSGYSTNAEVLEELRKYHPVIEKILEYRMLTKLKSTYLDAMDGLISPVSGRVHTTFNQEVTVTGRLSSSDPNLQNIPVRTELGREIRSLFIPGNGYDYLMSADYSQIELRVLADISQDDNFVQAFRKGEDIHSRTAAEVFGVPMEEVDGGLRRKAKAVNFGIVYGISDFGLSRDLNVTRKEAKQYIDSYFAKCVGVKKFIDEIVQEAREAGYVTTLFGRRRELPEINSKNFMRRGFAERTAMNTPIQGSAADIIKKAMIEVDSALRKGGFKSRMLLQVHDELVVEVVKEELEEVTALVKDLMERAVQLSVPLTVDVNYGENWMDAK is encoded by the coding sequence ATGTTGCCAAAATTTATATTGATCGACGGAAGCAGTTTGATGCATCGTGCATTCTATGCGTTACCGATCTTATCGTCTTCCAAAGGAGAATATACGAACGCTATTTATGGGTTTGCGATGATGCTTTGTAAGCTGATCGAGAATACCCATCCAACTGCGATGGCGGTTGCGTTCGATAAGAGCCGTATTACGTTTCGCTCGGAAGTCTATGAAGGATATAAGGCGAATCGTTCGGCAACACCGCCCGAATTGAAAGAGCAGTTTGCAACGGTGCAGGAACTTATCGGTTCGCTCGATATTCCTGTATTGGAGATAGATGGCTATGAAGCGGATGATATTATTGGGACGCTGTCTGCTAAGGCAGAGGCGAATGGTTATGAAACGATCATCGTAACGGGTGACCGTGATGCACTTCAGCTGTTAAGCCCGACGACACACGTGATGTTCACGCGCAAAGGGGTAACGGAGATAGACTGGTACGATGAGGCGGTTTTTGAAGCGAAATATGAGCTCAGACCCAAGCAACTGATTGATATAAAAGGCTTGATGGGCGATTCGTCCGACAATATCCCCGGAGTACCCGGTATAGGCGAAAAAACGGCGCTCAAGTTACTCAAAGAATACGGAAGTGTTGAGTCTGTACTCGATCATGTTGATTCGATAAAAGGCAAGAAGTTAAAAGAAAACTTGGTAACATATCGCGATGACGCTCTCATGTCTAAACGATTGGCGACGATCGTGAGAGATATGCCGATCGCGTTCGTGCCTGATGAATTTGCATTTGCGCCCGAATGGGAGAAAGTAAAGCCGATGCTTGAACGATTCGAGCTTCGTACGATCATTGGTAAGTTTGCGCCTCTTTTGAAGATGGAAACAGAGGGAACAAAACAAATCGCAGTCATTTACAATGGTGATGCTGAAGAAGCGAAAGCACTTGCTAAACGTATTCGCGAAGAAAAGCAGATGGCGTTCGCACTTGTGACAGAAGGCAAGATGCCTTCGTATGAAGCTGTGGGAATCGCAGTTGCCGATGGGGAGAAAGTCTGCTGGTGGGATCGTAGTGCAGAGGGTTTCCAAACGATGCGTGCGCTTTTATCCGATGATTCTATCGAAAAGATCACGTATGATTGGAAACGTGTATATCATACATTCACAGAAACGATAGATATAGAAAAACAGAATATTTTTGATGTGATGATAGCGGCGTATCTGGCTGATGCGACGAGCAATAATTATGCGATAGAAGAATTGGTGGGGCAGTATTTGCCTGAATATTGCTTTGGAAAAACAGAGGATGCTAAGCAAGTTGCGGTGCAAACGGCAGGTTGTTTGAACGCGTTGGCCAGAGCGATCGGTGAAAGGATCGCATCTTTGGAGATGGAACCGCTTTGCCATGAGATCGAGTTTCCATTGATTCGTGTATTGGCAAAGATGGAACAGAAAGGCATCTTTATTGATCGTGCGAAATTGGCAGAAATGTCAGTGCGGATCGGCGATCAGATTGCTCGATTAACAGATGAGATACACGCTCTGGCAGGAGAGGAGTTCAATGTTAATTCGCCAAAACAGTTGGGTGTCGTTTTGTTTGAAAAGCTGCACCTGCCTGTTGTAAAAAAGACGAAGAGTGGTTATTCGACGAATGCAGAGGTATTGGAAGAACTTCGTAAATATCACCCTGTTATTGAGAAGATACTTGAATATCGTATGCTGACAAAATTGAAGTCTACGTACCTTGATGCGATGGATGGACTCATTTCGCCTGTTAGTGGAAGAGTCCACACAACATTTAATCAAGAAGTAACGGTAACGGGACGACTCAGCAGCTCCGATCCGAACTTGCAGAACATTCCCGTGCGGACAGAGCTTGGACGAGAGATCCGTTCACTTTTTATCCCGGGGAACGGATATGATTATCTGATGTCTGCCGATTATTCACAGATAGAGCTTCGCGTATTGGCTGATATCTCGCAAGATGATAACTTTGTACAGGCGTTCCGTAAAGGGGAAGATATTCACAGCCGAACGGCGGCAGAGGTATTCGGTGTGCCGATGGAGGAAGTAGACGGTGGATTGCGTCGCAAAGCAAAAGCCGTAAACTTCGGTATCGTATACGGGATAAGTGATTTTGGTTTGTCGCGTGATTTGAACGTGACGAGAAAAGAAGCGAAACAATATATCGACAGCTATTTTGCAAAATGTGTCGGTGTGAAGAAGTTCATTGACGAGATCGTGCAGGAAGCACGTGAGGCGGGATATGTAACGACGCTGTTCGGCAGACGAAGAGAGCTGCCTGAGATCAACAGTAAGAATTTTATGCGTCGCGGTTTTGCGGAACGAACGGCAATGAATACGCCGATCCAAGGAAGTGCGGCCGATATCATCAAAAAGGCAATGATAGAAGTAGACAGTGCGCTTCGCAAAGGCGGTTTCAAAAGCCGAATGTTGTTGCAGGTACACGATGAGTTGGTCGTTGAGGTCGTCAAAGAAGAGTTGGAAGAAGTAACAGCGTTGGTAAAAGATTTGATGGAGCGGGCGGTACAGCTTAGTGTTCCGCTTACGGTAGATGTAAATTACGGTGAGAACTGGATGGATGCCAAATAA
- the mutM gene encoding DNA-formamidopyrimidine glycosylase — protein MPEMPEVETIRKDLSRRVCGKQIISAEVRLVRQLRAPKTVAEFETLVVGKTIHMIDRRGKYLLFDFDDVSLVIHLGMTGQLYYAQTIDDIDLTHVRFLFRLDSGEYIVFADIRTFGGVYALKKEQLGEIHGLATLGPEPLSEELTATYLSPRLAKRKSPIKAFLLDQKQVGGLGNIYVDEALFAAGIHSMRSCDSLLPEEVEKLIVGINRVISDGIRDGGTTFRDYRNGEGGKGDHQNHLFVYGRGAMPCVVCGNMIEKCTVSGRGTHYCALCQK, from the coding sequence ATGCCTGAGATGCCCGAAGTTGAAACGATACGCAAAGACTTATCAAGACGTGTCTGCGGAAAACAGATCATCTCGGCAGAGGTACGCCTTGTTCGGCAACTGCGTGCACCAAAAACGGTAGCAGAATTCGAAACGCTCGTTGTTGGTAAAACGATTCATATGATAGACAGGCGCGGGAAATATCTTTTATTTGACTTTGATGATGTCAGTCTTGTTATTCATCTTGGCATGACAGGTCAGCTCTATTATGCGCAGACCATAGATGATATTGATCTGACGCATGTGAGGTTTTTGTTCCGATTGGATTCGGGCGAATATATCGTTTTTGCGGATATTCGAACATTCGGTGGTGTTTATGCGCTGAAAAAAGAACAGCTTGGGGAGATCCATGGACTGGCGACGCTCGGACCGGAGCCACTTTCTGAAGAATTGACGGCAACGTATTTGTCACCGCGTCTTGCGAAACGAAAAAGTCCGATCAAAGCCTTTTTGTTAGATCAAAAACAAGTGGGCGGGCTTGGTAATATCTATGTAGATGAGGCGCTGTTCGCAGCGGGAATACACTCGATGCGAAGCTGTGATTCGCTGTTGCCGGAAGAAGTAGAAAAGCTGATCGTCGGTATCAATCGTGTTATCTCAGACGGGATTCGTGATGGTGGGACGACATTTCGTGATTATCGCAACGGAGAAGGCGGCAAAGGTGATCATCAGAATCATCTGTTCGTATATGGGCGTGGTGCAATGCCTTGTGTAGTTTGTGGAAATATGATCGAAAAATGTACGGTCAGTGGCAGAGGGACGCACTATTGCGCATTGTGCCAGAAGTAG
- a CDS encoding dephospho-CoA kinase — protein MYIIGLTGSIASGKSTVSRILADCGAPIVDADLIARAVAERGEIGWQKIVETFGESVLQADGQLDRGRVGEMIFRDATKRAELDRIMHPIILERMKEEIAAYEEQGKTIVILDVPLLLELGWQDKVSVVWLVAVSPDTQKRRLMARNNLTEEQAMVRIASQMSIEEKRRYADVIINNDGTLEETEQTVRTNWTETKRMLNEE, from the coding sequence ATGTATATCATAGGATTAACAGGTTCGATAGCAAGTGGGAAAAGTACTGTCAGTCGTATTCTTGCAGATTGCGGTGCGCCCATTGTTGATGCCGATCTGATCGCGCGTGCTGTGGCAGAGCGCGGTGAGATAGGATGGCAGAAGATCGTTGAAACATTTGGTGAAAGCGTGCTTCAGGCGGATGGACAGCTCGATCGCGGGAGAGTCGGCGAAATGATCTTTCGTGATGCGACTAAGAGAGCAGAGCTTGACCGCATTATGCATCCGATCATTCTGGAGAGAATGAAAGAAGAGATCGCAGCATATGAAGAGCAAGGCAAAACGATCGTGATACTTGATGTTCCGCTTTTACTGGAACTCGGTTGGCAAGATAAGGTATCTGTCGTATGGCTCGTTGCCGTATCGCCTGATACGCAGAAACGACGCTTGATGGCGCGCAATAATTTAACGGAAGAACAGGCGATGGTACGGATTGCTTCGCAGATGAGCATTGAAGAAAAACGCCGATATGCCGATGTCATTATCAACAACGATGGTACGCTCGAAGAAACAGAACAGACTGTTCGTACAAACTGGACTGAAACAAAACGGATGCTAAATGAAGAGTAA
- a CDS encoding lytic transglycosylase domain-containing protein — translation MRTWIKVGIIFLILVFGAKAIHDSGWFQRKYVYPYMYQEYIYDSALEWEVDPVLVISVMHSESKFSIHAQSRRGALGLMQLMPDTALWIASQIQDNTFTLDKLYDPKTNIRYGTWYLSSLKREFKGNEVLMLAAYNAGRGNVKQWMEKYGWGFDFSDYEKIPFDETRGYVAKVLQNKQAYLTLYED, via the coding sequence ATGCGGACTTGGATAAAAGTGGGAATCATTTTTTTGATCCTTGTATTCGGTGCAAAGGCGATTCATGATTCCGGTTGGTTTCAACGCAAATATGTATATCCCTATATGTACCAAGAATATATCTACGACTCTGCTCTTGAATGGGAGGTAGACCCTGTCCTTGTTATCAGTGTGATGCATTCGGAAAGTAAATTTTCGATCCATGCGCAGTCACGTCGTGGTGCACTCGGCTTGATGCAGTTGATGCCCGATACAGCACTGTGGATCGCTTCACAGATACAAGACAATACGTTTACACTCGATAAGTTGTATGATCCTAAAACAAATATTCGATACGGAACATGGTATCTGTCATCTTTGAAACGTGAGTTCAAAGGCAACGAAGTATTGATGCTTGCTGCATATAATGCAGGTCGCGGAAATGTAAAACAATGGATGGAAAAGTATGGTTGGGGATTTGATTTTTCTGATTATGAGAAGATACCGTTTGATGAAACGCGAGGGTATGTCGCGAAAGTATTGCAGAATAAACAAGCATATTTGACGCTGTATGAAGATTGA
- a CDS encoding glucosaminidase domain-containing protein, translating to MKQIKWDKEMVGLACGCICLIGAIGWSQYQHVTTEEVRPDSSVIINEELDRQKEMDKHIVRVTDRMMQLEQSLWMLGEKLPEIKQHMTAKNVRLEARTVAVGNGSRLVAQYLNKPTTQRSSTFDVTMPSLVTAYEIDMILAESPLAGLGRAFVEAEAESKVNAMFLLALAVHESNWGSSVLAREKNNLFGFGAYDSNPYHGAKVFASKEECVKHVARFLREHYLEGVYYRGTTIQNINQTYASDRAWGEKIFATMTRLDSKIQNLGLSE from the coding sequence ATGAAGCAAATAAAATGGGACAAAGAGATGGTGGGACTTGCATGCGGCTGCATTTGTTTGATCGGTGCTATCGGTTGGTCGCAATATCAACATGTGACAACGGAAGAGGTGCGTCCCGACAGCAGTGTTATCATCAATGAAGAATTAGATCGCCAAAAAGAGATGGACAAACATATCGTGCGTGTGACAGACCGCATGATGCAGCTGGAACAGTCACTTTGGATGCTCGGTGAAAAATTACCTGAGATCAAACAACATATGACAGCAAAAAATGTTAGGCTGGAGGCCAGAACGGTTGCGGTGGGCAATGGGTCGCGATTGGTTGCACAATACCTAAATAAACCGACAACACAACGCAGCAGTACATTTGATGTTACGATGCCGTCTCTTGTGACAGCTTATGAGATAGATATGATCTTAGCAGAATCTCCCTTGGCGGGATTGGGACGAGCCTTTGTGGAAGCGGAGGCAGAGTCGAAGGTCAATGCAATGTTTTTGCTTGCGCTTGCTGTTCATGAGTCGAATTGGGGTTCATCGGTACTTGCTCGAGAAAAGAACAATCTGTTCGGTTTTGGTGCATATGACAGCAATCCGTATCATGGTGCCAAAGTGTTTGCATCGAAAGAAGAGTGCGTGAAACACGTTGCACGGTTTTTGCGCGAGCATTATCTCGAAGGCGTTTATTATCGCGGTACGACGATCCAGAATATCAATCAGACCTATGCAAGTGACCGTGCGTGGGGCGAGAAGATATTCGCAACGATGACACGGCTTGACAGCAAGATTCAAAACTTGGGATTGTCGGAATAA
- a CDS encoding aspartate carbamoyltransferase catalytic subunit, with product MDKSKISLRNKHILDLEYLSAEEIDLILNTAKEMKKLVGRDIKKVPALRGKSIVNLFFEPSTRTRTSFELAGKYLGADVVNITTSSSSVVKGESLRDTLYTIEAMGTDIIVMRHKAEGAAEYASQIVSSRIINAGDGAHAHPSQALLDLFTIRQYKGDVAGKKVAILGDILHSRVARSDIWGLRKLGAEVHLAGPRTLMPRYIAEQEGVYVHDRVEDAIDQADVINVLRIQLERQKTGLFPSPREYARIFGLNKDRLALAKPDALVLHPGPMNRGLEISPDISYCDQSAIQEQVKNGLSVRMALLFLVLMGGKNIEADS from the coding sequence GTGGACAAAAGCAAAATCTCGCTGAGAAACAAACACATTTTGGACTTGGAGTATTTGTCGGCAGAAGAAATCGATTTGATTTTGAACACGGCAAAAGAAATGAAGAAGTTGGTTGGTCGCGATATCAAAAAAGTGCCTGCACTTCGCGGTAAATCGATCGTCAACTTATTCTTTGAACCAAGCACGAGAACACGTACTTCGTTTGAATTGGCAGGTAAATATTTGGGAGCTGATGTCGTTAATATTACGACGAGCTCGAGCAGCGTTGTCAAAGGCGAAAGCCTTCGTGATACGCTCTACACGATCGAAGCAATGGGAACGGATATCATCGTTATGCGTCATAAAGCAGAAGGTGCTGCCGAATATGCAAGTCAGATCGTAAGTTCCCGTATTATCAATGCAGGGGACGGTGCACACGCACATCCGAGCCAAGCACTTCTCGATCTTTTCACGATCCGTCAATATAAAGGCGACGTAGCAGGTAAAAAAGTTGCTATCCTCGGCGATATCTTGCACAGCCGTGTAGCACGTTCCGATATCTGGGGCCTTCGTAAACTCGGTGCAGAAGTTCATTTGGCAGGTCCGCGTACGCTGATGCCGCGCTATATTGCAGAACAAGAAGGCGTATATGTACACGACAGAGTAGAAGATGCGATCGACCAAGCTGATGTAATCAACGTACTTCGTATCCAGCTTGAACGCCAAAAAACGGGTCTTTTCCCGTCGCCGCGTGAATATGCACGTATCTTCGGTCTTAACAAAGATCGTTTGGCACTCGCAAAACCCGATGCGCTCGTACTTCATCCGGGTCCGATGAATCGTGGCCTTGAAATTTCGCCTGATATTTCGTATTGTGACCAGTCGGCTATCCAAGAACAGGTCAAAAACGGTCTTTCGGTACGAATGGCATTGTTATTCTTAGTCTTGATGGGAGGTAAGAACATTGAAGCTGATTCTTAA